A DNA window from Hydra vulgaris chromosome 13, alternate assembly HydraT2T_AEP contains the following coding sequences:
- the LOC100202751 gene encoding calcipressin-1 produces MISSSFDDNEEEEKPNCVVVQNFLLDVFTNKEARTHFENLFVNYQPIKFTYLPSFSRVIVAFQTIENAKLAQSELHGKNINEKCLKVYMKELPKKLGSTYLALPKAEKLFLISPPSSPPVGWEPVEEPIPVVNYDLVSAVAHLEIPGKPVELVSQTSFTPSIVVVGCEDPISRTGKSMISMNAVPPEELQTKRPPLKN; encoded by the coding sequence ATGATAAGTTCTTCATTTGACGATAATGAAGAGGAAGAAAAACCTAATTGTGTTGTTGTGCAAAATTTCTTACTTgatgtttttacaaataaagaagCACGTACTCACTTTGAAAATCTCTTTGTAAACTATCaaccaattaaatttacataCCTTCCTTCATTCAGTCGTGTAATTGTTGCATTTCAGACCATAGAAAATGCAAAACTTGCTCAATCAGAACTTCatggtaaaaatataaatgaaaaatgtcTTAAAGTTTATATGAAAGAATTACCTAAAAAGCTAGGTAGCACATATCTAGCTTTACCAAAagcagaaaaattatttttaatatctccACCTTCTTCTCCACCGGTTGGTTGGGAACCTGTTGAGGAACCTATACCAGTTGTAAACTATGATTTAGTTAGTGCTGTAGCACATTTAGAGATACCTGGAAAGCCAGTGGAACTGGTTTCTCAAACAAGTTTTACACCTAGTATAGTAGTTGTTGGTTGTGAGGATCCAATATCAAGGACTGGTAAAAGTATGATCAGTATGAATGCTGTTCCTCCTGAAGAACTTCAAACAAAGCGACCAcctctaaaaaattaa
- the LOC136089792 gene encoding uncharacterized protein LOC136089792, with the protein MGKRRITQGERWQIIAHIKEGTKNNREIARVIGVSEKCVRTTKQNFLYAGGASEKTRPRRPLSTTRKEDSALFRAVRANPRISYKEWTTEFNTTRNTSISQSTVRRILIKYKIGVYSALKKPLLRQYDKQRRLTRERRYWAVEQWKNIM; encoded by the coding sequence atgggcaaaagacgtatcactcaaggtgaaagatggcaaattattgctcacatcaaagaaggaaccaaaaATAATAGAGAAATCGCCAGGGTAATTGGAGTTTCTGAGAAATGCGTTCGGACAACGAAGCAAAACTTTCTTTACGCTGGTGGTGCCAGCGAGAAAACGAGGCCACgtagacccttgtcaaccacCAGAAAGGAAGATAGTGCCCTTTTTAGAGCTGTTAGAGCTAATCCCagaattagttacaaagaatGGACCACAGAATTTAATACAACacgaaatacatctatttctcaaagcacagtccgtcgaatacttatcaaatacaagattggagtctacTCTGCTTTGAAGAAACCACTCCTGCGTCaatatgataaacaaaggagactaacacgtgaaagaaggtattggGCAGTAGAACAATGGAAAAACATTATGTAg